In Calonectris borealis chromosome 25, bCalBor7.hap1.2, whole genome shotgun sequence, the following proteins share a genomic window:
- the NCDN gene encoding neurochondrin — translation MASGSGDRNSTLKRCLGVLRDARNDSEQFAALLLVTKAVRAGEVDAKTRRQIFDAIGFTFPNRLLTSRQPPAGCPEHTFRALGLTLLACFCTDPELAGHSQILNKIPTFNDILVSPCNPDSTSMIDDVYQCLSAVMATARGPRELVTKGTVSALCQAYVNCSYGSDRALTLLLGLLAIAEAKCWQRDAPHLLAVLSKLSDDFLKAEDMTKFELCEILPHFVPLSPPLTQDSQGCECLHRLYKGLANILGSKLSQSQRDPALKLAACLVQACGSEWIPAGSAGSKFLALLVNLACVEVRLTLEEPDPLEVEGKKEVVTACYVLIEMGIQECLREEKPLLEEVQKMQLMRIMEEAFGAVIFYLRQVKQEELQDPFIFASVRILGAWMAEETSSLKQEICELLPFLVHYAKKLFKEGSPAASLPQPELVSAEGAGLPQDALRFLLPGFCHLTAEDRPRDILISEGAPALLYEYFLHQWEVLTSEPRPLTPLTSTEMSLQTACGIFLNLVVTAPDLIRQDKTFSSLMDTLLKSLPLLLPQKDHLVLAANIATLGLLMARILASSAVLQGTQSAKEFFGAAIRFLSQAHTAQAEPGSDGLAAAVSPAYASAWADVRELWFLGMQALAGCVPLFPWLPPAVLQARWLEGLSELLTRVAPASVDFELVAAFQGVLVELARASKPCRDVILSHHGREWANLYGMAALEQCLSEQ, via the exons ATGGCCTCGGGCTCCGGAGACAGAAACTCGACGCTGAAGAGGTGCCTCGGTGTGCTCAGAGACGCGAGGAACGACAGCGAGCAGTTCGCAGCCCTGCTCCTG GTGACCAAAGCGGTCAGAGCTGGAGAAGTAGACGCTAAGACCCGTCGCCAGATCTTTGACGCAATTGGATTCACGTTTCCGAATCGCCTGCTCACCTCCAGGCAGCCCCCGGCAGGCTGCCCCGAGCACACCTTCCGGGCACTGGGCCTTACTCTGTTGGCATGTTTCTGCACCGATCCAGAGTTAGCTGGTCACTCTCAGATCCTGAACAAAATCCCAACCTTCAATGACATCCTGGTTTCCCCCTGCAATCCGGACAGCACGTCCATGATCGATGACGTATACCAGTGCCTGAGTGCTGTCATGGCCACTGCCAGGGGCCCCAGAGAGTTGGTGACCAAAGGGACGGTGTCCGCCCTGTGCCAGGCCTACGTGAATTGCAGTTATGGCTCTGACCGTGCTTTGACGCTGCTCCTGGGGCTGTTGGCCATAGCAGAGGCAAAGTGCTGGCAGAGAGACGCTCCGCACCTCCTGGCCGTGCTGAGCAAGCTCTCCGATGATTTTCTCAAGGCTGAAGACATGACTAAATTTGAGTTGTGTGAGATTCTGCCACACTTTGTCCCCCTGTCACCACCCCTCACACAGGACTCGCAGGGCTGTGAGTGCCTCCATAGACTTTACAAAGGGCTGGCTAACATCTTGGGCAGTAAACTCAGCCAGTCGCAGCGGGACCCTGCTCTGAAGCTTGCTGCCTGCCTCGTGCAGGCCTGTGGATCAGAGTGGATTCCAGCAGGGAGTGCTGGAAGCAAGTTCCTGGCCTTGCTGGTGAACTTGGCTTGTGTGGAGGTCCGCCTGACCCTAGAGGAGCCAGATCCcttggaggtggaggggaagaaagaagtggTAACAGCCTGCTATGTCCTTATTGAGATGGGGATCCAGGAGTGCCTGAGAGAAGAGAAACCGCTGCTAGAAGAGGTGCAGAAAATGCAGCTCATGAGGATCATGGAGGAGGCATTTGGAGCTGTAATATTCTACTTGAGACAG GTTAAACAGGAGGAACTACAAGATCCTTTCATATTTGCTTCTGTTCGAATCCTTGGAGCCTGGATGGCAGAAGAGACATCCTCCCTCAAGCAGGAAATCTGTGAGCTCTTGCCTTTCCTTGTTCATTATGCCAAGAAGCTTTTTAAAGAGGGCAGCCCAGCTGCGAGTCTTCCCCAGCCAGAGCTGGTGAGCGCCGAGGGCGCTGGCTTACCCCAGGATGCTCTGAG ATTTCTGCTACCTGGCTTTTGCCATTTAACAGCAGAGGACAGGCCCCGGGACATCCTCATCTCAGAAGGGGCACCAGCACTGCTGTATGAGTACTTCCTCCATCAGTGGGAGGTGCTGACCTCCGAGCCCAGGCCCCTGACTCCACTGACAAGCACTGAAATGAGTCTACAGACTGCGTGTGGGATTTTCCTTAACCTGGTCGTGACTGCACCGGACCTCATCAG GCAAGACAAAACCTTTTCCTCCTTGATGGACACGTTGCTGAAGTCTCTTCCGCTTCTGCTGCCCCAGAAAGATCACCTGGTTCTAGCAGCGAACATTGCCACTCTGGGCCTGTTGATGGCCAGGATCCTTGCAAGTTCAGCAG ttctccaGGGGACCCAGTCTGCCAAGGAGTTTTTCGGAGCCGCCATTCGCTTCCTATCACAGGCCCACACCGCCCAGGCAGAGCCCGGTAGCGACGGCTTGGCTGCGGCCGTGTCGCCCGCCTACGCGAGTGCCTGGGCTGATGTCCGTGAGCTCTGGTTCCTGGGGATGCAGGCCTTGGCCGGCTGCGTGCCGCTTTTCCCCTGGCTGCCGCCAGCCGTCCTCCAGGCGCGGTGGCTGGAAGGCCTCTCGGAGTTACTGACCCGTGTCGCTCCAGCCTCGGTGGATTTTGAGCTCGTCGCTGCTTTCCAGGGCGTGTTGGTAGAGCTGGCCAGAGCCAGCAAGCCGTGCAGGGACGTCATCCTGTCACACCACGGCAGGGAGTGGGCCAACCTTTACGGTATGGCAGCTTTGGAACAGTGTCTGTCTGAGCAGTGA